In one Silene latifolia isolate original U9 population chromosome 10, ASM4854445v1, whole genome shotgun sequence genomic region, the following are encoded:
- the LOC141608035 gene encoding uncharacterized protein LOC141608035, whose protein sequence is MDRSWMYNMKRSTLEFRNLVKEKFVRCAVENAVRKGETRILCPCLDCENLEKVLTPDVCVDHLVLRGFVKDYTRWIFHGEPIGISGIEIGRQETREDVNDDDIERDRIDSLIDDVQVNFEDEARVLERLLSDAEKPLYPNCDRFTRLSAVMNLMSLKVENRWSDKSFTALLELLDDILPVGHVLPKSTYEAKKVMCPIGCDYEKIHACPNDCILYRKKYKDLHKCPKCQTSRYRVKDKDGSCEKKKGSPAKVVWYLPIIPRFKRFFANVNEAKKLRWHSEMRKKDGKLRHPADAPQWRTIDRKFPEFGKDSRNLRLGLCTDGMNPFSTLSSQHSTWPVLLCIYNLPPYLCMKRKYLMLSLLIQGPKQPGNDIDVYLEPLIDDLRLLWDEGVMVYDSVAKENFKLHAMLLCTINDFPAYGNLSGYSVKGKKACPICDEGTVAPWLTYSGKNVYTNYRRFLRRNHPYRKMKKAFNGTVENKMAPIPLEADEVFQQVKDINVVYGKPNRFLKNAKYKKKSIFWDLPYWQHLPVRHCIDIMHVEKNVAESLIGTLLNIPGKTKDGYKARKDIEEMGIRKELAPQENGKRAYLPPACYTLSKKEKTTVCECIRGIKVPHGYSSNMKNLVSMKDLRLIGLVECALDFSILVFTCSIIISAI, encoded by the coding sequence ATGGATCGAAGTTGGATGTATAATATGAAACGTTCAACTCTTGAATTTCGGAATTTGGTGAAAGAGAAATTTGTGAGATGTGCTGTGGAAAATGCAGTTAGAAAAGGAGAGACCCGCATATTATGCCCTTGTCTTGATTGTGAAAATTTGGAAAAAGTGTTGACCCCTGATGTTTGTGTGGATCATTTAGTTTTACGTGGATTTGTGAAAGATTATACACGTTGGATATTTCATGGTGAACCCATAGGTATTTCTGGAATAGAAATAGGCAGACAAGAGACACGAGaagatgttaatgatgatgatattGAAAGGGACCGAATAGATAGCTTGATTGATGACGTGCAAGTTAATTTTGAGGATGAGGCTCGTGTTTTGGAGAGATTGTTAAGTGATGCGGAGAAACCTTTGTATCCTAATTGTGATAGATTCACCCGTTTATCTGCTGTAATGAATTTAATGTCTTTAAAAGTGGAAAATAGGTGGAGCGATAAGAGTTTTACAGCCTTGTTAGAACTCTTAGATGACATACTTCCCGTAGGTCACGTTCTTCCAAAATCTACTTATGAAGCCAAGAAAGTTATGTGTCCAATAGGTTGTGACTATGAAAAAATTCATGCATGTCCGAACGATTGTATTTTGTACCGTAAAAAATATAAGGATTTGCATAAATGTCCAAAGTGTCAGACATCACGATATCGAGTGAAGGACAAGGATGGCAGTTGTGAGAAAAAGAAAGGCTCTCCAGCAAAGGTGGTGTGGTATTTACCTATAATACCAAGATTTAAACGCTTTTTTGCTAATGTAAATGAAGCTAAAAAGTTAAGGTGGCATTCAGAAATGAGAAAAAAAGATGGCAAGCTTAGACATCCTGCCGATGCACCTCAATGGAGAACAATTGATAGAAAATTTCCAGAATTTGGCAAGGATTCTAGAAATTTGCGCTTGGGCCTTTGCACAGATGGAATGAATCCTTTCTCTACTTTAAGTAGTCAGCATAGCACGTGGCCTGTCCTTCTTTGTATCTACAACCTGCCTCCTTATTTGTGTATGAAGCGCAAATACTTAATGTTGTCACTTCTTATACAAGGACCAAAGCAACCTGGGAACGATATAGATGTTTATCTAGAGCCTCTCATTGATGATTTGAGATTATTGTGGGATGAAGGGGTGATGGTGTATGATTCAGTTGCAAAAGAAAATTTCAAATTGCATGCTATGTTGTTGTGTACTATAAACGATTTTCCTGCATATGGCAATTTGTCTGGATACTCGGTTAAAGGGAAAAAAGCTTGCCCAATATGTGATGAAGGAACTGTAGCTCCTTGGCTTACTTATAGTGGTAAGAATGTTTACACAAACTATCGAAGATTTTTGCGACGAAATCACCCTTATCGTAAGATGAAAAAAGCATTCAATGGGACGGTGGAGAATAAAATGGCTCCTATTCCACTAGAGGCAGATGAAGTATTTCAACAAGTCAAAGATATTAATGTTGTTTATGGAAAACCCAACCGATTTCTAAAGAATGCAAAATATAAGAAGAAGTCTATATTCTGGGACCTTCCATATTGGCAACATCTGCCCGTAAGACATTGTATTGACATTATGCATGTTGAAAAAAATGTTGCTGAGAGTCTTATAGGAACACTTCTTAATATCCCTGGAAAGACTAAAGACGGGTATAAAGCAAGGAAAGATATTGAAGAGATGGGAATTCGGAAAGAGTTGGCACCACAAGAGAATGGAAAGCGTGCATATCTTCCTCCAGCTTGCTATACTTTGTCTAAGAAGGAAAAAACAACTGTGTGTGAGTGCATTCGTGGTATTAAGGTACCACATGGTTATTCTTCCAATATGAAAAATCTTGTTTCAATGAAGGATTTGAGGTTGATTGGTTTAGTGGAATGTGCATTAGACTTCTCTATTTTAGTCTTCACCTGCTCCATTATTATTTCAGCAATTTAA